A window of Calditrichia bacterium contains these coding sequences:
- the rfbD gene encoding dTDP-4-dehydrorhamnose reductase, producing MKKIIITGANGLLGQALVKTLEGKHELLATARNASFAIPEMSVNYQSMDITDWNATRDLVGAFQPDVIINAAAYTNVDGCETHREECWRANVKGVENLARAARRNMAQLVHVSTDYIFDGENGPYDETHPPNPLGYYGKAKLASENTVRMTGIPYAIIRTNVVYGVGAGVKNNFFLWVYNSLKSGKNINVVTDQFNNPTLAEDLATGIQLLIEKSKYGIFNIAGEPYLNRFDFACKIAEVFGFSQDLIHPVTSDALVQASPRPMRGGLVIDKAKRELDYHPRSLENAFTFLAPFVDAENLER from the coding sequence ATGAAAAAAATTATTATCACCGGCGCAAACGGACTGCTCGGGCAGGCACTCGTGAAAACGCTGGAGGGAAAGCACGAACTGCTCGCAACGGCTCGCAACGCATCATTTGCGATTCCGGAAATGTCTGTTAATTATCAAAGTATGGACATCACCGATTGGAATGCTACTCGCGATCTGGTTGGCGCTTTTCAACCGGATGTGATCATAAATGCCGCCGCATACACAAATGTGGACGGTTGCGAAACCCATCGCGAAGAATGCTGGCGCGCCAATGTGAAAGGCGTGGAAAACCTGGCTCGCGCAGCCCGTCGAAACATGGCGCAACTGGTGCACGTTTCAACAGATTATATTTTCGATGGCGAAAACGGACCGTATGACGAAACCCATCCGCCCAATCCGCTCGGCTATTACGGCAAAGCCAAACTGGCATCGGAAAATACTGTCCGCATGACCGGGATTCCGTATGCTATCATTCGCACAAATGTGGTTTACGGGGTTGGCGCCGGTGTCAAAAACAACTTTTTCCTTTGGGTGTATAACAGTTTGAAATCCGGGAAAAACATCAATGTGGTCACCGACCAATTTAACAATCCCACATTGGCAGAAGATTTGGCAACGGGTATTCAACTGCTGATCGAAAAATCGAAATACGGCATTTTTAATATCGCCGGTGAACCGTATCTGAATCGATTCGATTTTGCTTGCAAAATTGCCGAAGTTTTCGGATTTTCACAGGATTTAATCCATCCCGTAACGTCGGATGCACTGGTTCAGGCATCGCCGAGACCCATGCGGGGCGGGTTGGTAATTGACAAAGCAAAACGAGAATTGGATTATCATCCCCGGTCGCTGGAAAATGCGTTTACATTTCTGGCACCATTTGTGGATGCGGAAAATCTGGAGCGCTGA
- a CDS encoding polyprenol monophosphomannose synthase yields MKKTLIIVPTYNERENVPTLLKHVFGLNIPDLHILIIDDNSPDGTAELIHEAMKTEDRLFILERPGKMGLGTAYISGFRYALAHDYDYIFEMDADMSHDPKEIPNFLKAIEEADLVIGSRYLKGVNVINWPLSRLILSMFASYYTRIVTGLPLFDCTAGYKCFRREVLEAIPLEKVRSNGYSFQIEMNFKAWKRGFSIKEIPIIFYDRTVGNSKMSRKIMYEAAYMVWKLKIASLFGKY; encoded by the coding sequence ATGAAAAAAACGCTGATTATCGTTCCGACTTATAACGAACGAGAAAATGTTCCTACCTTGCTGAAACACGTTTTTGGATTGAACATACCTGATTTACATATTTTGATTATTGATGACAATTCGCCAGATGGTACCGCAGAGCTGATTCACGAAGCGATGAAAACGGAAGATCGCCTGTTCATTTTGGAACGCCCCGGAAAAATGGGGCTGGGAACGGCGTATATCAGCGGATTTCGCTACGCGCTGGCGCACGATTACGATTATATTTTTGAGATGGACGCGGATATGTCGCATGATCCGAAGGAAATTCCCAATTTTCTGAAAGCCATCGAAGAAGCGGATTTGGTGATCGGCTCTCGCTACCTGAAAGGTGTAAATGTGATCAATTGGCCGCTTTCCCGGTTAATTTTGAGCATGTTTGCCAGCTATTACACCCGGATTGTCACCGGATTGCCGTTGTTCGATTGCACCGCAGGCTACAAATGTTTTCGTCGCGAAGTGCTGGAAGCCATTCCGTTGGAAAAGGTTCGTTCCAATGGCTATTCTTTTCAAATTGAAATGAATTTCAAAGCGTGGAAACGGGGATTCAGCATCAAAGAGATCCCGATAATTTTTTACGATCGCACGGTGGGAAATTCCAAAATGTCGCGGAAAATTATGTACGAAGCTGCATATATGGTTTGGAAATTGAAAATTGCCAGCCTGTTCGGAAAATATTAA
- a CDS encoding acetyl-CoA carboxylase carboxyltransferase subunit alpha, with protein MKKTFRVILDFEKPVVELQKKINEMEEYARETGVEISDDLNRLRKKADTLRQDIYSKLTPWQRVQLARHLDRPFTLDHIRRISDEFIELHGDRAFADDPAMVCGIGKIDEFRVVMIGHQKGRDVKENLYRNFGMSNPEGYRKALRTMKLAAKFNLPILTFIDTPGAYPGLGAEERGQAEAIARNLLEMSRLPVPIIVTVIGEGASGGALGIGVGDVILMMENCWYSVISPEGCAAILWKDNAKAPIAADAMKLTAPDLKKLNIIDKIVPEPPGGAHWDHDAAAVLLKKALLTELKRLTKIAPDKLVEKRIEKYAAMGAWSE; from the coding sequence TTGAAAAAAACGTTTCGGGTAATTTTAGATTTCGAAAAACCGGTTGTTGAACTTCAGAAAAAAATCAATGAAATGGAAGAATACGCCCGGGAAACCGGCGTTGAGATTTCGGATGATTTGAACCGGTTGCGCAAAAAAGCGGACACGCTGCGTCAGGATATTTACTCCAAACTGACGCCCTGGCAACGCGTTCAGTTAGCGCGTCACCTCGACCGCCCGTTTACGCTGGATCACATCCGGCGCATCAGCGATGAATTTATCGAGCTGCACGGCGACCGGGCATTTGCCGACGATCCTGCGATGGTTTGCGGCATCGGCAAAATTGATGAATTCCGGGTGGTGATGATCGGGCACCAAAAGGGCCGTGATGTGAAAGAAAATCTCTATCGCAATTTCGGGATGTCCAATCCGGAAGGTTATCGTAAAGCGTTGAGAACAATGAAATTAGCCGCAAAATTTAACCTGCCTATTTTAACATTTATCGATACACCCGGTGCATATCCCGGGCTTGGCGCAGAGGAACGGGGACAGGCGGAAGCGATCGCCCGTAATTTGCTGGAAATGTCCCGGTTGCCAGTTCCTATTATCGTTACGGTTATCGGCGAAGGTGCATCCGGCGGCGCGTTGGGTATCGGCGTTGGCGACGTTATTTTGATGATGGAAAACTGCTGGTATTCAGTAATTTCACCGGAAGGCTGTGCCGCAATTTTGTGGAAAGATAACGCTAAAGCACCCATCGCTGCAGACGCAATGAAGCTGACGGCGCCGGATCTCAAAAAGCTCAATATTATTGATAAAATTGTACCGGAACCGCCCGGCGGCGCACATTGGGATCACGATGCAGCAGCCGTTTTGTTAAAAAAAGCATTGCTCACCGAGCTGAAACGGTTGACAAAAATTGCTCCGGATAAACTCGTAGAAAAACGAATTGAAAAATATGCCGCAATGGGCGCATGGAGTGAATAA
- a CDS encoding Trm112 family protein: MLSETMLSILVCPKCKGDLRYEQANSELVCENCNLAYPIVDDIPNMCIDQAIHLNTIDAQPGQSDDQSPTEAP; this comes from the coding sequence ATGTTAAGTGAAACAATGTTAAGTATTCTTGTTTGCCCGAAATGTAAAGGCGATTTGCGATACGAGCAAGCCAATTCCGAGCTGGTTTGCGAAAATTGCAACCTGGCTTATCCTATCGTCGATGATATTCCGAATATGTGCATCGATCAGGCGATCCATTTAAACACGATTGATGCGCAACCCGGGCAATCGGATGATCAATCGCCCACCGAAGCACCCTGA